The nucleotide window TCCGTGGGGCTCCAGTCAGAGGTGAGTCCCTCCCTCCCGGGGGGAAGAAGAGGGCACGTGGGTGGGAGGCAAAGGGCTAGGCTCGCACCCTGCCTTTGTACCCTACCTCCTCTAGGGGAGGGGGCAAGGAACACAGCTCTAAGTTGTCTGCTGACTTCTCTTCTGTATCCCTGATGGCTCCTTCTCCCCAGCTGCCTCGATTCCTCAGTTCAAACCCGAAATCCAGGTCTATGAGAACATCCATTTGGCCCGTCTCGGGTGAGGAACAGCTAGGGAACAGAGGCTTAAATCCCGGAGGGGACTGGGGATGGGAGAGGAAACACGGGTTGGGTTGGGGAGGAGCCCTTGTTCCTGAGGACGTGAAAAGTAGAGGTATCCTTAATCCGTCTCTCTGGAAAACCCCACAGCCCACCTGCCCACAAGACCAGGTGATTTTGGTGACATCTGCTGGGAAGTGTGACCTGCTGTTTCGCTGGCCATCTAGCACCTGGAGTATTCCTCGACAACCTTGGCAAGGGGGGCGGGACTGCGAGTTCGACTTCACCGTCCAGCTGGCGTCCAGCAGCCACCAAGCTGTGTATGGGGAGGGTGGGGGACTGAAGGAAAGGAGGAGCATTATTTTGTGATGTCACCTACAAAAAGGTTTGGTCTCCTGTCTTGTAGCAGCCAGTGGAGGGATGGCCCTGAGCCCATAGTACTGTGGGGTTGAGGGGAGCCTGAGGTTGCTGGTGGGGGCAAGGAGGATGGGTGTGAGCAGGGAGGAGACAGGAATCTGGAGACTTGAGCAATGGTGGGGAATCCATTGCAGCAGAGCTGAAGGACAAATGGGGAAaactggggaagagagagaagggaagaaactCAAGTCAGAGAAAGTGGAAAGAGatagacagagaaagaaaaaaatagaagcacCAAGTGGGAGGACGGAGtgacagagaaaatggaaagactCAACCCATCTCTAAATTAAGCCAGACCCCCACTACCCAGTGTGTCATCCTCACAAAGAGGAGAGGGAACAAGCACCTTTAATCAACCCCAGACTTCCTCACATGCAAGGGGAGGGAACTGAGTAGGATAGAGATGCCTGTGCTCAGCTCCCACCCGGGGCCCCTCTTTATCCTTCCTTATCCTAGGCACACACTCTTCCCTGTGGCGCTCTACCAGGGCATTCAGAGCATGTGAGCAGCTATCGCCACTCTGGCACTTCCTCCCTGCTGCCCTGGGGTCACACCCTATTTCCCGGGGGCAGAGGGAGTGTCTACTCGGGTTGGCAGGCCCAGTGGGGGTGTATTATTTATTGGGCCGGGGCCATGCTGGGATGTTTGTGAATCATGGGCGAGTCTGGGCTGGTGAAGCGACGGAGGGTATTGATGCTCCCAACTTGGCCATTCCTCAGTCTCAGGCAGAAATGAGCTGAGCTCCAGCCACACCCTCACAAGCAGCTCCACTGGGTGCCCTTTTGTGTCTCTGCTCAAGCTTGGGCCttactggagaaaagctttctcaGAAGTCTCACCTAACGCCTTCAGGCTGCAGGGGCTTAAACTAAGCCATTGGCAGGATAAAGGAAGCACATGACACAGATGGAGAATGAGGGGAGTGCTGTGGTCCAGGTTCCAGCTCCAGCCCAACCCACCAAGCAGCTATAGTTCGCTCTTagagctcacacacacacacagcagtatCTGCAGTATTCCTGTACTCCTAGATAGACCTTTTATTAAAGCTACTCTTCATAGTCCCCCAAGCCCTCCATCCTGAGCTCCCGACCTACCACATTAGTCTTTCCTAGCAAGACTCTCCTCCTTACCATACCTGATGCCGCTTTGATCCCTTTGCCTGAGATCCACAGTGTCATCAAAATGCCTGCCTTGCCAGTGACTGGGGCTGACAGGGGGCATCAGCAATGGGCatctagaaaagacaaaagacacagaataggTGTTCTTTATGAGGCTGGACTCTAGGCAGGTGCCTCCCCAGGCCTTGTGAGGGGTCTGTGAGGGGGTCTCCTGAGAGATCTGGGGTCTCTGTACAAAATTAGGTTGTCGGGCATGTCTCAAAGTGTCTGTGCAGGTGTTTCCAGGGCCGTGGTGATGGCGGCGGAATCCTAGGTTGGGGGCTGCAGATCCCGGCGAAGCTGGCCAcaaggaggggcagggaggaaaggaggctGGTGAGCTGCCATGGGGAAGCGGCCATGTTGCACAGGTCCTGCTAGCAGCAGTGGTGCCGCAGAATGTAGGAGCGCAGCCAGTAGGTGGCATGGCTCGGCAGAGGGCACTGGGCCCTTGGGAGGTAGCCTTTTCGCTCGATGATCTCACTCTGATCTGTGGGATGAAGGAGGCATGCTGAGGCGGGGGCCACAGGAAAGGCGGGATGGATGGAGGTAGGGAGCCGCCTGGAGAAGGGCCATTGGACCAGAGCCCTACCTGAGGTGCCGATACTGATGCTGCAAGATTCATCGTCCTGACACTTGGTGGGAACAGGGTAGCAGGATTTGGCCAAGCTGCAGGTGTAACAGCGGAGCCTTCCCCGGGCAGGGGACATGGTGAGACCTGTTGAGGCAGCAGAGATTAGGAGAGCAGGAGAGGCAAACCCTCCCTGTGGGGCAGGCAGAGGCTAGATCCGGAGAGGGATCTCAGAGAGAGGTGACACACGAAGCAGAGAGAGGAAAGCTGTGGAACAAGGGAGGAAAGCAGACAGAAGTAGAAAAagtgaccgggcgcagtggctcacgcctgtaatcccagcactttgggaggccgacgcgggcggatcatgaggtcagaagatcaagaccatcctggctaacatggtgaaaccccgtctctactaaaaatacaaaaaattaaccaggcatggtggcacgtgcctctagtcccagctactcggtaggctgaggcaggataatctcttgaacccgggtagctgaggttgcagtgagctgagatcatgccactgcactccagcctgggtgacagaacaagactctgtctcaaaaaaaaaaaaaaaaaaaaaaaaaagagacacagagaagggaggggagacgatgcaggaaaagaaacagagatggaGGTAAGAGCGGTACAGGGATTGAGAAATGAGCAGACATGAACAGAAGCCATGAGAATCAGAGTCCAACATAAGAAGAATGAGACAAAAAGCCAGACCCAGCAGCAGGGAAGTAGAGGCGGTCAGTGAAAAAGTTAAGTAAATGGCAGCAGAGACAGATAGGAAAATAGAAATTGACATTGACCAAAGGGCCCAGCACAGAAGCAAGAGGTGAAATAAGGGATAGGGGAGACAGGGGTGGGTCAAAGATGCAGCAAGGAGGAGACAGTTATTCTCAAATGCTTTTGAAAGGAAACTCTTCTTTTCCCACCTCATCAGGCTGGCCTTCCCAGTGGCTGGTCTCCCTGAAGTCCCCCACTCCCCCAGATCTCGGCCTCTTCCAGCTCTCCCAcccctctcctccccagccctcAGGTTCCTCCACATGCCCTtgtccccgcccccagccccctgACCGCTGAAAGTTCCCCAGTTCACCCTTACCCAGTGCACCACAGAGGAACAGGACACAGAGGAAGATGTTGGAGGTGCCCATGGCCAAACGCAGGGTCAGGAATTGGGGAGAGGTGATCTGCATCCTGAGATCCCGGGATTTGTAAAGTTGGAACATTTGAACAAGACAGGGAGGAACCAGGAAACAAACACACCTAGGGAGTGAATCTGGGGGGCGGAACCGTGACCAGATTCACCAGCCTGACCCGCAGGCAGTGGAGGCCCCCAGCCTGCCCCTGCTAGGAGACTGCCCTTGCCTGGAGGGTCTCCTCTGCTCTCTCAGCGTGTTGTCTCTGTAACTTAGCTTCCTCTCCTGCTCCTGAGTTGTGTCTGTCGCCTTCCCTCctactcctctccctccctctccatgtCTCAAGCTGCTCCCTGGCTCTCTTagcttctctctgtctttgttttctctgtctttcccccTCAGTGCTTTCATGTCCTTCAAGGTCACCCTCCTAAACAACCCTGGCGTGGATCTATTTGAGTGTAGAATCAACAATacccccccacacccacccacccacacgcacacacaaagcCCAGCTGTATAAGGGTGGACCCCACCCAGCTTCAGATCCCTGTGATCCCCCCAAGCTTCAACATTCCTACCCCATAATTATCCCTGACAGCTTTACTACCTTGGAGGAAAGAAATAATCATGGGTGGGGCTGGAGGGCCAGCCGGGTGTGCTTGCACTGGGGAGAAATCACTAGAAAGGAAGgcatggggccgggcgcggtggctcaagcctgtaatcccagcactttgggaggccaagacgggcggatcacgaggtcaggagatcgagaccatcctggctaacccggtgaaaccccgtctctactaaaaagtacaaaaaaccagccgggcgaggtggcgggcgcctgtagtcccagctacacgggaggctgaggcaggagaatggcgtaaacccgggaggcggagcttgtagtgagctgagatctggccactgcactccagcctgggcgacagagcgagactccatctcaaaaaaaaaaaaaaaaaaaaaaaaaaaaagaaaggcatggaTAGAATTTGGGGTAGGGGGGTGGTGATAGAACCTGGAGGACTGGGGTTGAAGAAATTGGGAAGGAGGAAGGCCCATCTGGGGAATCAGAGCCAGAATGTACCAGGAGGAGTAAGACTAGGAACAGGGAGTGAAGATAGGGGAGACACAGGTGCCCAGGAGagcagcttttttaaaaaacattgatcTCAGGACCTCTTTACACTTTTCAAAGTTACTTAAGACTCTGAAGAGCTTTTCTTTATGAGGTTATAtcaatatttactatattaaaaattaaaacagatcaTTTAAAGTAggtattgatttatttaaacaataaaaataataaattattgcatGCTAACAAAATATGGTTTTgtgaaaaataactattatttccCCACAGCACAGTGAGAAGCTGAGCATTGCTTTACATTTTTGTGAATCTAATGTCAGGCTTCGTGGGAGATGCCTGGGTTTTcctatctgcttctgcattcagtctgttgggatatgttgttttcattgaagtccagtatatgaagaaaatctgatCTTACACAGATAGTTGCAAAAGGAAGACCCTCAAGGACCCTGTGAAAGGGTATCAGGGATCCCCAGGGGTTCTTCTTGGTCCACAGTTTCAGGACTGCTGCTGGAGATAAAGGAGTTTGAGGACTCCAGAGGATGCTGAGGGCATGCCGTGGggcccctccctgtccccactgGGGCCCCTGGTGCCTGCTGGGGGAgactctttcctcctttttttataGCCCTATAAAGCTCAAGGCAAGGGGGATATAAGGCAGGTAGAATCGGGCTAGGGGAGGGGGGTGGGCGGGAGGTAGAGGCGGTCCTGACACGGGCAGACTGCGATGAAACCCCAGTTTGTTGGGATATTGCTCAGCTCCCTGCTAGGGGCTGCCTTGGGTAAGGAGGCGGCCAGCTAGCCTCTTACACAGGCCTTCTGCCAGCCAGCTCCACTGAGGGCCCAGGTCCAGCGCCTCTTTTCTCCTGCCAGGAAACCGAATGCGGTGCTACAACTGTGGTGGAAGCCCCAGCAGTTCTTGCAAAGAAGCCGTGACCACCTGTGGCGAGGGCAGACCCCAGCCAGGCCTGGAACAGATCAAGCTACCTGGAAACCGTGAgtcctccatttctctctcttcccacagcctttccctgcctccagccccacGTCAAtccttctggcttccagaacccTCCAGGCTCAGTCTGGCTCTGGGCAGATGGTGCGGCTGTCAGAGGAGAGCAGTCTGTACCCCTTCTGGCTCCTGGCACAGAGCCCCTGAGAGGCCCACAGTCCTTGTGCCCCCACCTCTCCACCTCCTTACTCTCCCAAAAGAGTCTCATAGGcccccatcctggctaacacggtgaaaccccgtctctactaaaaaatacaaaaaactagccgggcgaggtggcgggcgcctgtagtcccagctattagctcacccgggaggcggagcttgcagtgagctgagatccggccactgcactcccctgagcgagactccgtctcaaaaaaaaaaaaaaaaaaaaaaaaaaaaagagtctcatAGGCCCATTAGCTCACAGGTGAAGAGCTCTGGCCCTGAAAGGCCAAAGTTAAAACCAAACTTCAAAATTTCGGCATTAGTCAAGGAccagggaggggtgtgtgtgtgtgtgtgtgtgtgtctgtctgtctgtctgtctgtgtgtgtgtgtgtacatattcttaatattttattttaacgtAATTTTGGATTGACAGAAAAGTTGCAGAAATACTCAACTTTTCCTAATGCtgacatcttacataaccatggtacaattatcaaaatcacaaaataacattgatacaatactaCTAACTAATCTACAGACTTTATTTGATTTAGCAGGATCCTACATTGCATTTAGCTCTCGTGTCTTCTTTGTCTCCTCTGATCTGTGCCAgctctgtttttgtctttcatgacccTGACATATTTGAAGAGCcctgataaattattttatacctagagtttaaaaaaatcacttttagggccggtgcagtgactcacacctgtaatcccagcacttcaggaggccgagatgggaggaccacttgagcccaggagttgagaccagtctgggcaacatagggagaccctgtctctacaaaaaaaaaaaaaaaaaagattaaaaaattagctgggcatggtggcacatgtttgtaatcctagatactcagggggctgaagagggaagattgcttgagcctgggaggttgaagctacagtgagctatgatcatgccactatactccagcctggggaacaaaatgagaccctgtctcaaaaaaaaaaaaaaaaaaatcatttttaggctgggctcagtggctcacacttgtaatcccagcactttgggaggccaaggcagaagagtcacctgaggtccggagttttcggtagagatggggtttcactgtgttagccaggatggtctcgatctcctgacctcgtgatccacccgcctcggcctcccaaagtgctgggattacagatgtgagccaccacgcctggccaaaaaatgtttttaaaaaattagccagccatggtggcacacacctgtaatctcagcttcctgggaggctgaggtaggaggattacttgaacccaggagttcgaggctatagtgagctatgattgcaccaccacactccagcctgagtgacagagcaagaccttttctctaaaaataaataaaatcatttttagatttaaaaaaaaaatttacgtgccagatgcagtggctcacgcctgtagtcccagcactttgggaggccaaggcaggtggataacctgaggtccggagtttgagactagcctgaccaacatggagaaaccctgtctctactaaaaatacaaaattagccaggtgtggtggtgcatgcctgtaatcccagctactcgggaacctgaggcaggataattgcttgaacccaagaggtggaggttgcggtgagctgagattgcaccattgcactccaactgggcaacaagagtgaaactccatctcaaaaaaaaaaaaaaaatttacatatacttgatatactaaaaattattttatagaatgtccctcaggccaggcacagtggctcaagcctgtaatcccagcactttgggaggctgagacgggcgga belongs to Macaca thibetana thibetana isolate TM-01 chromosome 4, ASM2454274v1, whole genome shotgun sequence and includes:
- the LOC126953174 gene encoding lymphocyte antigen 6G6e-like, yielding MFQLYKSRDLRMQITSPQFLTLRLAMGTSNIFLCVLFLCGALGLTMSPARGRLRCYTCSLAKSCYPVPTKCQDDESCSISIGTSDQSEIIERKGYLPRAQCPLPSHATYWLRSYILRHHCC